The proteins below come from a single Triticum aestivum cultivar Chinese Spring chromosome 5D, IWGSC CS RefSeq v2.1, whole genome shotgun sequence genomic window:
- the LOC123123532 gene encoding ras-related protein Rab11C: MAHRVDNEYDYLFKIVLIGDSGVGKSNILSRFTRNEFCLESKSTIGVEFATRTLQVEGKTIKAQIWDTAGQERYRAITSAYYRGAVGALLVYDITKKLSFENINRWLSELRNHADSNIVIMMVGNKSDLNHLRSVQEEEGQALAEKEGLSFLETSALEALNVEKAFQTILSDIHQIISKKALAAQEAAGSGPPTQGTTINVADSSGNMKKGCCST, encoded by the exons aTGGCGCACCGGGTGGacaacgagtacgactacctctTCAAGATCGTGCTCATCGGCGACTCCGGCGTCGGCAAGTCCAACATCCTCTCCCGCTTCACCCGCAACGAGTTCTGCCTCGAGTCCAAGTCCACCATCGGCGTCGAGTTCGCCACCCGCACCCTCCAG GTAGAAGGCAAGACAATTAAGGCTCAGATATGGGATACTGCTGGCCAAGAGAGGTACCGTGCAATCACAAGTGCTTACTACAGGGGAGCTGTGGGAGCTCTTTTGGTGTATGACATAACAAAGAAGCTATCATTCGAAAACATCAATAGGTGGCTCAGTGAGCTCCGTAACCATGCTGACTCCAACATCGTCATTATGATGGTTGGAAACAAATCCGACCTTAACCACCTGAGGTCAGTTCAGGAGGAAGAAGGACAGGCATTAGCAGAGAAGGAAGGGCTATCCTTCCTTGAGACCTCGGCACTGGAAGCCTTGAACGTCGAGAAGGCGTTTCAGACTATCCTTTCCGACATCCATCAGATCATAAGCAAGAAGGCGCTCGCTGCCCAGGAGGCTGCAGGAAGTGGACCTCCGACTCAAGGAACCACCATCAATGTTGCCGATTCATCCGGCAACATGAAGAAAGGGTGCTGTTCTACCTAG
- the LOC123123533 gene encoding protein NRT1/ PTR FAMILY 5.6 → MRKQQGLSGGGHGVGADDGEWDKWVDDSSVDHRGRPPLRAATGSWRAAMFIILIEFSERLSYFGIATSLMIYLTKVLHQDMKVAAVNSQYWMSVTTLMPLLGGFLADAYLGRFRTVLLSTVVYLLGLVLLAVAQLAPGLRPGGVSVPRVHETLFFVGIYLVSVGTGGHKPALESFGADQFDDGHAGERLQKMSYFNWWNCALCSGVLLGVTVVVYIQERVGWGAATVLLAAVMGCSLVVYLAGWRTYRYRVPQGSPLTPLLRVAVAAVMKRRLQLPADAGELYEENDGKKRLLCHTDQLRCLDKAAIFEHGGEVWSGAWRLATVTQVEETKLVVSMVPIWVATLPFGMAAAQVSTFFIKQGMAMDRHLGPHFVLPPASVFALAAVAMIATVALVDKVLEPCLRRGTGAERGISVLRRIGVGMAFAVLAMAVAAVVERRRLDSKVTMSVFWLVPQFALMGVGDGFALVGLQEYFYDQMPETMRSLGIGLYLSVIGAGSFLSSQLIAAASRLSSHGGRRDGWFGKDLSRSRLDLFYWLLAGISAANLGFYVLVATRYSYKQQTAKAGRAGADKDGSGIDRPYNHKCVLQGSAFGV, encoded by the exons ATGAGGAAGCAGCAGGGTTTaagcggcggcggccatggcgtcgGCGCCGATGATGGGGAGTGGGACAAATGGGTGGACGACTCCTCCGTCGACCACCGCGGCCGCCCGCCCCTCCGCGCCGCCACCGGCTCATGGAGGGCCGCCATGTTCATCATCC TGATCGAGTTCAGCGAGCGGCTGAGCTACTTCGGCATCGCCACGAGCCTCATGATCTACCTCACCAAGGTGCTGCACCAGGACATGAAGGTCGCCGCCGTGAACTCCCAGTACTGGATGAGCGTCACCACCCTCATGCCGCTCCTCGGCGGCTTCCTCGCCGACGCCTACCTCGGCCGCTTCCGCACCGTGCTCCTCTCCACCGTCGTATACCTCCTCGGCCTCGTCCTGCTCGCGGTGGCGCAGCTGGCGCCGGGACTGAGGCCTGGCGGTGTCTCTGTGCCGCGGGTTCACGAGACGCTCTTCTTCGTCGGGATCTACCTCGTGTCCGTCGGCACCGGCGGCCACAAGCCGGCGCTCGAGAGCTTCGGCGCTGACCAGTTCGACGACGGCCACGCCGGCGAGCGGCTTCAGAAGATGTCCTACTTCAACTGGTGGAACTGCGCGCTCTGCTCGGGGGTGCTGCTTGGGGTCACCGTCGTCGTCTACATCCAGGAGCGGGTCGGATGGGGCGCCGCCACCGTGCTCCTCGCCGCCGTCATGGGCTGCTCCCTCGTCGTCTACCTCGCGGGGTGGCGGACCTACCGGTACAGGGTGCCGCAGGGCAGCCCCCTCACGCCTCTGCTGCGGGTTGCTGTGGCTGCGGTCATGAAGCGGCGCCTTCAGCTGCCAGCCGACGCCGGCGAGCTGTACGAGGAGAACGACGGCAAGAAGAGGCTGCTCTGCCACACCGACCAGCTCCGGTGTCTCGACAAGGCGGCAATCTTTGAGCATGGTGGCGAGGTCTGGAGCGGGGCGTGGCGTCTGGCGACGGTGACGCAGGTGGAGGAGACGAAGCTGGTGGTGTCGATGGTGCCCATCTGGGTGGCCACGCTCCCGTTCGGCATGGCGGCGGCGCAGGTGTCCACCTTCTTCATCAAGCAGGGCATGGCCATGGACCGCCACCTCGGCCCACACTTCGTGCTCCCGCCGGCGTCCGTCTTCGCGCTCGCCGCGGTTGCCATGATCGCCACCGTGGCGCTCGTCGACAAGGTGCTCGAGCCGTGCCTGCGCCGCGGGACGGGCGCCGAGCGCGGGATCAGCGTCCTCAGACGCATCGGAGTGGGCATGGCGTTCGCCGTGTTGGCCATGGCCGTGGCAGCCGTCGTCGAGCGGCGCCGCCTCGACTCCAAGGTCACCATGTCGGTGTTCTGGCTGGTGCCGCAGTTCGCGCTGATGGGCGTGGGCGACGGGTTCGCGCTGGTGGGGCTCCAGGAGTACTTCTACGACCAGATGCCGGAGACGATGCGCAGCCTGGGCATCGGGCTGTACCTGAGCGTGATCGGCGCCGGGAGCTTCCTGAGCAGCCAGTTGATCGCGGCGGCGAGCCGCCTGAGCTCGCACGGCGGGCGGCGGGACGGGTGGTTCGGCAAGGACCTGAGCCGGAGCAGGCTGGACCTCTTCTACTGGCTGCTGGCCGGCATCTCCGCCGCCAACCTGGGCTTCTACGTGCTCGTCGCCACCCGGTACTCGTACAAGCAGCAGACCGCGAAGGCCGGCAGGGCCGGCGCCGACAAGGACGGTTCCGGCATCGATAGACCGTACAATCACAAGTGCGTACTACAGGGGAGCGCTTTTGGTGTATGA